From a single Lolium rigidum isolate FL_2022 chromosome 7, APGP_CSIRO_Lrig_0.1, whole genome shotgun sequence genomic region:
- the LOC124678538 gene encoding probable receptor-like protein kinase At1g49730 has translation MGCLHRPLGGTSSDDLPFVRRFKPREIEAATSGFSTALETGGPRGTAYRARFADGLVATVRRVAGGDRDHDHQEQDGAFYRELQLLGRLNHRHVVRLRGFSEGHNRFLVFDQMENWSLKECLHDPLRTPLNWRTRLQVAIDVAAALEYLYYFCDPPVFHVTVNSSSVMMDADFVGKLSDVSVVAHESTQESEERIQQRRTELVFQYGVLLLELVTGQSPGGGDGELVQWVQEPGFAGSMQRMVDADLGGTYDAGELRDLVIVARLCTRPGNGSAVVSIPQVLRYLQGKVDGKNR, from the exons ATGGGCTGCCTCCACCGGCCGCTCGGCGGCACGTCCA GTGATGACCTGCCGTTCGTGCGGAGGTTCAAGCCGAGGGAGATCGAGGCCGCCACCAGCGGCTTCAGCACGGCCCTCGAGACGGGCGGGCCTCGCGGCACGGCCTACCGCGCACGCTTCGCCGACGGCCTCGTGGCCACCGTGCGGCGTGTTGCCGGCGGCGACAGGGACCACGACCACCAGGAGCAGGACGGCGCATTCTACCGGGAGCTGCAGCTGCTTGGACGCCTCAACCACCGCCACGTCGTCAGGCTACGCGGCTTCTCGGAAGGACACAACAG GTTTCTGGTGTTCGATCAGATGGAGAACTGGAGCCTCAAGGAATGCCTACATG ACCCTCTGAGGACGCCACTCAACTGGAGGACCAGGCTGCAGGTTGCCATAGATGTCGCAGCAGCACTG GAGTATCTCTACTACTTCTGCGACCCTCCGGTGTTCCATGTGACGGTGAATTCGAGCAGCGTGATGATGGATGCCGATTTCGTCGGCAAG CTATCGGACGTCAGTGTCGTTGCTCACGAATCCACGCAAGAATCCGAAG AGCGAATTCAGCAGAGGAGGACGGAGCTGGTGTTCCAGTACGGCGTGCTGCTCCTGGAGCTCGTGACCGGACAGTCtccgggcggcggcgacggcgagctcgtGCAGTGGGTGCAGGAGCCCGGGTTCGCAGGATCCATGCAGAGGATGGTGGACGCGGATCTCGGTGGCACTTACGACGCCGGGGAGCTCCGGGACCTCGTCATCGTCGCGAGGCTCTGTACTAGGCCCGGCAATGGTTCCGCCGTGGTCTCCATCCCGCAGGTGCTCCGTTACTTGCAGGGAAAGGTGGATGGGAAAAACAGATGA